Proteins from a genomic interval of Bacteroidales bacterium:
- a CDS encoding integration host factor subunit beta, with the protein MTKADIVNEISKNTGIEKVTVQKTVEAFMETVKDSLVKEKNVYLRGFGSFIVKKRAKKTARNISKNTTIIIPEHFIPSFKPAKTFVGKVKSHVKK; encoded by the coding sequence ATGACAAAAGCAGATATCGTAAATGAGATTTCCAAGAATACTGGAATCGAGAAGGTAACTGTTCAGAAGACCGTTGAGGCTTTCATGGAAACAGTAAAAGACTCTTTAGTAAAAGAGAAAAATGTTTATCTCAGAGGATTTGGTAGTTTTATTGTAAAGAAACGCGCTAAGAAAACTGCTCGTAACATTTCAAAAAACACTACCATTATTATTCCTGAACATTTCATACCTTCTTTCAAACCAGCAAAAACCTTTGTAGGCAAGGTTAAATCACATGTAAAGAAATAA
- the ssb gene encoding single-stranded DNA-binding protein — translation MSVNKVILIGNVGKDPDVRHLDSGVTVARFSLATNETYTDKSGKKVTQTEWHNIVVWRGLAEVAEKYVKTGKLLFVEGRIKTSSYEDKEGNKKYTTEILCDNFRFLGSAGSSDSSGSGNQAKGTDQLNVSEPQVTIPEPDDLPF, via the coding sequence ATGTCAGTAAACAAAGTTATTCTTATTGGAAACGTAGGCAAGGATCCAGACGTTCGGCACTTAGATAGTGGTGTAACAGTTGCTCGCTTTTCACTTGCCACAAATGAAACCTACACCGATAAAAGCGGTAAGAAAGTTACCCAAACCGAATGGCATAATATTGTTGTTTGGCGCGGTCTCGCAGAAGTTGCTGAGAAGTATGTTAAAACAGGTAAACTACTTTTTGTAGAAGGACGTATAAAAACCTCCTCTTATGAGGATAAAGAGGGGAACAAAAAGTATACTACCGAAATTTTGTGTGATAATTTCCGATTCTTAGGTTCTGCGGGAAGTTCCGATTCTAGTGGTAGCGGAAATCAGGCAAAAGGAACTGATCAACTAAACGTTTCGGAACCTCAGGTTACAATCCCAGAACCAGACGATTTACCATTCTAA
- a CDS encoding N(G),N(G)-dimethylarginine dimethylaminohydrolase, whose product MFTRAIVRKPCKNMVNGITSANYGIPNYENALYQHNNYVEVLKKCGLQVHVMDSNEQFPDSVFVEDTALLTPSFAVITNPGARSRKGEIIEMEATLTNFFPTIEHITSPGTLDAGDVMMVGSHFYIGLSKRTNPAGAAQLIYLLKKYGFSGSTISLKSVLHLKTGVSYLDNNYMLACGEFLTKTDFGKYHIIEIPTAESYAANSLWINGNVLVPKGFPKTLNLIKREGFKTIEVDVSEFRKLDGGLSCLSLRF is encoded by the coding sequence ATGTTCACCAGAGCCATTGTCAGAAAACCATGCAAAAACATGGTTAATGGGATTACATCAGCAAATTATGGAATTCCAAACTATGAAAACGCATTATATCAGCACAATAACTACGTTGAAGTTTTAAAAAAATGCGGGTTGCAAGTTCATGTTATGGATAGTAACGAACAATTCCCCGATTCTGTATTCGTTGAAGATACAGCTTTACTTACCCCATCATTTGCAGTAATTACAAACCCGGGAGCACGATCTCGAAAAGGTGAGATTATTGAGATGGAGGCTACACTCACAAATTTTTTCCCAACTATAGAACACATAACAAGCCCAGGAACTTTAGATGCAGGAGATGTAATGATGGTGGGGAGTCATTTTTATATTGGCCTTTCTAAAAGGACAAATCCCGCCGGCGCAGCACAATTAATTTATCTTTTGAAGAAATATGGATTTTCGGGATCAACAATTTCATTGAAATCGGTTTTACATCTTAAAACAGGTGTCTCTTATTTAGACAATAATTATATGCTCGCTTGTGGAGAATTCCTAACTAAGACCGATTTTGGCAAATATCACATCATTGAAATTCCTACAGCCGAGTCATATGCTGCCAACAGTTTATGGATTAATGGAAATGTTCTTGTTCCGAAGGGATTTCCAAAAACATTGAACTTGATTAAACGTGAAGGTTTCAAGACAATTGAAGTGGATGTTTCTGAATTTCGAAAACTCGATGGAGGCTTAAGTTGCCTTTCGTTGAGATTCTAA
- a CDS encoding geranylgeranylglyceryl/heptaprenylglyceryl phosphate synthase: MIYKQLLINMIYSKIIESRGKEKLFALLLDPDKCNPEHLRKVLHIASQSKISMLLVGGSLVNTDINSFVSKIKAESQIPVVLFPGNAIQFAKGADAILLLSLISGRNSDFLIGNHVIVSGAIKRSGIEVIPTGYLLIDGGVQTSVQYMSNTMPIPASKIDIAVATAIAGEQLGLKMIYLEAGSGAKFPVPVEMISAIRKEISIPLIVGGGLKSPEQINSAWDAGADMVVVGNAIENNVEFVSSFFQTK; the protein is encoded by the coding sequence ATGATTTACAAACAGCTGCTGATTAATATGATTTACAGTAAGATTATTGAATCTAGAGGGAAAGAGAAATTATTTGCATTACTTCTTGATCCTGATAAATGCAACCCTGAACACCTTCGCAAGGTTTTACACATTGCCTCGCAAAGTAAAATATCTATGCTATTGGTTGGAGGTAGTTTGGTAAATACAGATATCAATAGTTTTGTTTCCAAAATAAAAGCAGAATCTCAAATACCCGTTGTTTTATTTCCAGGAAATGCTATTCAATTTGCAAAAGGTGCTGATGCAATTCTACTTCTTTCGTTAATATCAGGAAGAAATTCAGATTTCCTAATTGGCAACCACGTTATAGTCTCAGGAGCAATCAAACGTAGTGGTATAGAAGTAATTCCAACTGGCTATTTACTTATCGATGGGGGTGTTCAAACATCAGTTCAATACATGAGCAATACCATGCCTATCCCCGCTTCAAAGATTGATATTGCAGTTGCCACAGCAATAGCTGGAGAGCAATTGGGTTTAAAAATGATTTATCTTGAAGCTGGAAGTGGTGCAAAATTCCCAGTACCAGTTGAAATGATAAGTGCAATTCGAAAAGAAATCAGCATTCCTTTGATTGTTGGAGGAGGTCTAAAATCACCCGAACAGATTAATTCGGCATGGGATGCAGGAGCCGATATGGTTGTTGTTGGAAATGCAATTGAAAATAATGTGGAGTTTGTATCTTCATTTTTTCAAACTAAATAA
- the gldD gene encoding gliding motility lipoprotein GldD, with the protein MKKASLNILYFVFIGGLLTFFFGCNSTPIPKPRGYFRLEFPEKQYKSFDSIFPYKFYYPVYGKVVMDNQVGAEKYWVNIDFPGYKARIHISYKSVNGNIDNLIEDVRTLAYKHTIKADAINEKVFSNPERKVYGILYDIKGNAASSYQFYVTDSVKHFLRGALYFNVHPNKDSLSPAVEFFGKDMRYLIESLEWK; encoded by the coding sequence ATGAAAAAAGCATCTCTAAACATATTGTACTTTGTGTTTATTGGTGGTTTATTAACCTTTTTTTTCGGTTGTAACTCCACTCCTATTCCAAAACCTCGTGGTTATTTTAGATTAGAATTTCCCGAAAAACAATACAAATCTTTCGATTCCATATTCCCTTACAAATTTTACTACCCTGTTTACGGAAAAGTTGTTATGGATAATCAAGTTGGTGCTGAAAAGTACTGGGTTAATATTGATTTCCCCGGATATAAAGCAAGAATTCATATAAGCTATAAATCGGTTAATGGGAATATCGATAACCTAATTGAAGATGTTAGAACTCTTGCTTACAAGCATACCATTAAGGCGGATGCAATTAATGAGAAAGTTTTTTCGAATCCAGAAAGAAAAGTATATGGCATACTCTATGATATTAAGGGTAATGCTGCTAGCTCATACCAATTCTATGTTACCGATTCAGTAAAGCATTTCCTTAGAGGAGCATTATACTTTAATGTTCATCCCAATAAGGATTCGTTATCCCCTGCAGTTGAATTTTTTGGTAAGGATATGAGATATTTAATAGAATCGCTTGAATGGAAATAG
- a CDS encoding T9SS type A sorting domain-containing protein: MNKLFISTLKAIILVFTLFLLSSNTIGQISISPNGTFGVCPGSQSNGAGFIYTADLIDNYYYDWTVTNGVILNGTIQQDGTSTFSGGNIINVTWNNTTQDGSIKVRATSYSDNKQYLEKKVFYHILSINGVTPGEITGPPAVPFNAGSLTYSCPKLVYPNLGSGDATTLSVDTYKWLIPQGWTLNGQVSDGTTPFTGLTNAISVVPNPTGSGAIKVWGHSNCGGGYDSNPRSLTITRVFPSNLAIAASTSNSSVQGDKRPITVSVPNWSYAQYSWTKPATWQWQGGNTSATAAVIPDGCTGGNVSCQITIPATNQSTTNTRNYANPVTYPASAIPYISGSSLICSSSTPFTTINLPAFASSVTWNQSGNLISTSGQSTNSYYLRSNGSGNGWVSASFNSGCGDVPVPTAYYVTVGSPVPGAIAIEFDAPPRRFTATIDGVATANTYKWYLDGVLKYTTPSTSVIFQRQLNNCGHVYYVDVVEENACGVSSISHTETVEDPCYYGFTISPNPASDNITLTIGSADNASSMISSPTGTKTLTSKYISTKAYTIRVLDSFGALKVTLNRSGETVTLPVENLDNGIYVVEITDGKNVYRQQLVIKH, from the coding sequence ATGAATAAATTGTTTATCTCTACTCTAAAGGCAATAATATTGGTGTTTACTTTATTCCTTCTTAGTTCCAATACTATTGGACAAATCAGTATTTCTCCAAATGGAACTTTTGGAGTATGCCCAGGTAGCCAGAGCAATGGTGCTGGCTTTATCTACACAGCAGATTTAATAGACAATTATTACTACGATTGGACTGTTACCAACGGAGTTATCCTCAATGGAACCATTCAACAGGATGGAACATCTACATTTTCAGGGGGTAATATAATAAATGTTACATGGAATAATACCACTCAAGATGGTTCTATAAAAGTTAGAGCAACTAGTTATTCAGATAATAAACAATATCTTGAAAAAAAAGTATTTTATCACATCCTTAGCATAAATGGAGTTACCCCTGGTGAGATAACGGGTCCTCCGGCAGTTCCTTTCAATGCGGGTTCCCTTACCTATTCCTGCCCAAAGTTGGTTTACCCCAATTTAGGTTCGGGTGATGCTACTACGCTTTCGGTTGATACCTACAAATGGCTTATTCCTCAAGGTTGGACGCTTAATGGGCAGGTGAGCGATGGAACTACTCCATTCACGGGCTTAACCAACGCCATATCCGTTGTGCCCAACCCAACAGGCTCTGGAGCTATAAAGGTTTGGGGGCATAGCAATTGTGGTGGGGGTTACGATAGCAACCCGCGGAGTCTCACCATTACACGTGTATTTCCATCAAATTTAGCCATTGCTGCCTCTACATCTAACTCAAGCGTTCAGGGGGATAAAAGGCCTATTACGGTTTCAGTTCCAAACTGGTCGTATGCACAGTACTCCTGGACTAAACCAGCCACATGGCAATGGCAGGGGGGTAATACATCGGCTACTGCAGCCGTAATACCCGATGGTTGTACGGGTGGTAATGTCAGCTGCCAAATAACCATACCTGCAACGAATCAAAGCACAACAAACACAAGGAACTATGCCAACCCCGTTACGTACCCGGCAAGCGCAATTCCATACATAAGTGGAAGCTCGCTCATCTGCAGCTCTTCAACACCGTTTACCACCATTAACCTACCCGCTTTTGCCAGCTCGGTAACTTGGAATCAAAGCGGAAATCTGATTTCAACATCAGGGCAAAGCACTAACTCGTACTATCTTCGTTCAAATGGTAGCGGTAATGGGTGGGTTAGCGCATCGTTTAACTCGGGTTGTGGAGATGTTCCTGTACCCACGGCATATTACGTTACCGTTGGCTCGCCAGTACCAGGAGCAATTGCCATAGAATTTGATGCACCCCCAAGAAGGTTTACAGCCACCATTGATGGTGTGGCTACCGCTAACACATACAAATGGTATCTGGATGGGGTTTTAAAATATACCACACCTAGCACCAGCGTTATTTTCCAGAGACAATTAAATAACTGCGGACATGTGTACTACGTGGATGTGGTAGAGGAGAACGCCTGCGGCGTGTCAAGTATAAGCCATACTGAAACCGTTGAAGATCCCTGCTACTACGGTTTTACCATTTCCCCTAATCCTGCATCGGATAATATCACTCTAACAATTGGTAGCGCAGATAATGCCTCTTCAATGATTAGCAGCCCAACAGGTACAAAGACTCTAACCTCAAAATACATATCAACGAAAGCCTATACTATCCGTGTTTTAGATAGTTTCGGGGCGTTAAAAGTTACGCTAAACAGATCGGGTGAGACGGTTACTCTACCAGTTGAGAATCTAGACAATGGGATTTACGTTGTTGAAATAACCGATGGGAAGAATGTATATAGGCAACAGCTGGTTATAAAACACTAG
- a CDS encoding Rne/Rng family ribonuclease, which produces MNIELVIDVNATEIAIALLENKQLVELNKEKSNIQFAVGDIYLGKVKKIMPGLNAAFVDVGYEKDAFLHYLDLGPQFQSFNKFLQATLSKKNKPLPVSKLKLESEIDKNGKIGNVLTSGQQVLVQIAKEPISTKGPRLSSEISIAGRNIVLMPFSDKVSISQKISSPEERKRLKRLMESIIPRNFGVIVRTAAEGKKVAVLDAELRGLIKKWEGALEKLKTAQAPSLVVSELKRTSAILRDMLNVSFNNIHVNDENVYNDIKEYIDTIAPEKEKIVKLYQGDVPIFEQFGVEKQIKSLFGKTVSFKSGAYLIVEHTEALHVFDVNSGNRSKATNDQETNALDVNLSATEEIARQLRLRDMGGIIVVDFIDMHSQENRQIVFERMKEIMAKDRTKHNILPLSKFGLMQITRQRVRPEMHISTVEKCPTCKGSGEVSPTIIFDEQIENQLAFFVNERGLNNLVLKLHPYIAAFISKGIISKRIKWMFKYTCRIKVIPISSYQLLEFHFFDRNDIEIEL; this is translated from the coding sequence GTGAACATTGAACTCGTTATTGATGTAAATGCAACTGAAATTGCAATCGCTTTACTTGAGAATAAACAACTTGTTGAACTCAATAAGGAGAAGAGTAATATTCAGTTCGCAGTTGGCGACATCTATCTCGGTAAGGTAAAAAAAATAATGCCCGGGTTGAACGCTGCATTTGTAGATGTAGGCTACGAAAAAGATGCGTTTCTTCATTACCTCGACCTTGGACCACAATTCCAATCATTCAATAAATTTTTACAAGCCACATTATCTAAAAAGAATAAGCCACTTCCGGTATCCAAGCTGAAGTTAGAATCAGAAATTGATAAAAACGGGAAGATTGGCAATGTTCTTACTAGTGGACAACAGGTTTTAGTTCAAATAGCAAAGGAACCTATCTCCACTAAGGGGCCAAGGTTAAGCTCAGAGATTTCCATTGCAGGACGGAATATTGTATTGATGCCTTTTTCCGATAAAGTATCAATCTCTCAGAAAATCTCTTCTCCCGAAGAGAGAAAGCGGCTTAAACGCTTAATGGAGAGCATTATTCCAAGAAACTTTGGAGTGATTGTACGTACTGCAGCCGAAGGGAAAAAAGTTGCAGTACTCGATGCAGAGCTTCGTGGACTTATCAAAAAATGGGAGGGTGCTCTTGAGAAATTAAAAACCGCTCAAGCTCCAAGCCTTGTTGTAAGTGAACTTAAACGTACTTCTGCTATTCTTCGCGATATGCTTAACGTTTCGTTTAACAACATCCATGTTAACGATGAGAACGTTTACAACGATATTAAAGAGTATATTGACACAATTGCTCCTGAAAAAGAGAAAATTGTTAAACTTTATCAGGGGGACGTTCCAATCTTTGAACAGTTTGGTGTCGAAAAGCAAATTAAGAGTTTGTTTGGGAAGACAGTATCTTTCAAAAGCGGAGCTTACCTTATTGTTGAGCATACCGAGGCACTTCATGTTTTTGATGTTAACAGCGGAAATCGTTCTAAAGCAACCAACGATCAGGAAACCAATGCTCTTGATGTAAATCTATCGGCAACAGAAGAAATTGCTCGTCAGCTTAGATTAAGGGATATGGGTGGTATTATTGTTGTTGATTTCATCGATATGCACTCTCAGGAAAACAGGCAGATTGTGTTTGAACGGATGAAGGAGATCATGGCGAAGGATCGAACTAAACACAATATTTTGCCTTTAAGCAAATTCGGATTGATGCAAATAACCCGTCAGCGGGTTAGACCTGAGATGCACATAAGTACTGTTGAGAAATGTCCAACATGCAAAGGATCTGGGGAGGTTTCACCAACAATTATTTTTGATGAACAGATTGAAAATCAACTTGCTTTTTTTGTTAATGAAAGGGGACTAAACAACCTTGTTCTTAAGCTGCACCCCTACATTGCAGCGTTTATTTCTAAAGGAATTATTTCTAAACGCATTAAATGGATGTTTAAGTATACTTGTAGAATAAAAGTTATACCAATTTCATCCTACCAATTACTGGAGTTCCATTTTTTTGATCGGAACGATATCGAGATAGAGTTATAG
- a CDS encoding 4'-phosphopantetheinyl transferase superfamily protein — translation MGLFRLVEDENSQIALWEVIESEQELKNLTGLDLENIYAYPRRRMERMVVRAILNQLNHFEPVNYHPNGRPYYSEGKPHISISHSAKMVAVGFCQNLSIGVDVEQTNRDFKAVAHKYITKKELKWINLEHQKSLALAWCIKESIYKLPWKVIKCFSTDINILEFGELSNSGTVKVNVIDMDINHHLELNYLFFDEFCLSWVLNDLQTAAD, via the coding sequence ATGGGGCTATTTAGATTAGTTGAAGATGAGAACTCTCAAATTGCTCTTTGGGAAGTAATAGAATCTGAGCAAGAACTTAAAAATTTAACTGGTTTAGATTTAGAGAATATCTATGCATACCCTCGTCGTAGGATGGAACGAATGGTAGTAAGGGCAATACTTAACCAGTTAAATCATTTTGAACCAGTAAATTATCATCCAAACGGCAGACCATATTATTCTGAGGGTAAACCTCATATCTCCATAAGTCATTCAGCAAAAATGGTTGCTGTAGGTTTTTGCCAAAACCTGAGCATTGGGGTTGATGTAGAACAAACAAACCGAGATTTTAAAGCTGTTGCCCATAAATATATCACCAAAAAAGAGTTGAAATGGATTAATTTGGAGCATCAGAAATCGTTAGCATTGGCTTGGTGCATAAAGGAATCTATATATAAATTACCTTGGAAGGTAATTAAATGTTTTTCTACCGATATAAACATATTAGAGTTCGGAGAACTTTCCAATAGCGGAACTGTTAAGGTTAATGTAATTGACATGGATATTAATCATCACCTTGAGTTGAATTATCTTTTTTTTGACGAATTTTGTCTTTCGTGGGTATTAAATGATTTACAAACAGCTGCTGATTAA
- the mutY gene encoding A/G-specific adenine glycosylase, translated as MEFKDIIIKWYNENRRDLPWRNTDDSYYIWISEVILQQTRVAQGLDYYLRFINSFPTIKDLSEANIDKVMKVWQGLGYYSRARNLHSAAQQIMTDYNGMLPRTYKELLKIKGLGPYSAGAIASFAFKEVVPAIDGNVYRVLSRVYGVFVSQETSEGKKEFFELTMELIDKNQPNVFNQALLDFGAMQCIPRSPNCLACPFSDICYAYRNNLVNQLPIKGKKIATRDRFLNYVMIRYKDTTFIQRRLAGDIWTYLYEFPLIETKSPTEIEALIKGSTWKELFGKEKVKILHISQSIKHQLSHQTLFVQFIIVEIRKPTYYLNSNFLNVSISNLQEYSVPKVIDNILAAEPTEKYFLKDNPTQ; from the coding sequence ATGGAATTTAAGGATATTATAATTAAATGGTATAACGAGAACAGACGAGACTTACCCTGGCGTAACACTGATGATTCCTATTATATATGGATATCGGAGGTTATTCTGCAACAAACAAGAGTTGCTCAGGGATTAGATTACTATCTCCGTTTTATAAACTCATTCCCCACAATTAAAGATCTGTCCGAAGCAAATATTGATAAGGTAATGAAAGTTTGGCAAGGGCTTGGTTACTATTCCCGCGCCCGAAATCTACACAGTGCTGCTCAACAAATTATGACTGATTATAATGGAATGCTTCCCCGCACATATAAAGAACTATTAAAGATTAAAGGTCTTGGGCCATACTCCGCAGGCGCAATCGCTTCATTTGCATTCAAAGAGGTTGTACCTGCTATTGATGGCAATGTTTATCGTGTTCTTTCGAGAGTTTATGGAGTATTTGTGTCACAGGAAACATCAGAGGGGAAAAAAGAATTCTTTGAGCTAACCATGGAACTTATTGATAAAAATCAACCTAATGTTTTCAATCAAGCACTCTTGGATTTTGGTGCTATGCAATGCATCCCCCGAAGTCCAAATTGTTTAGCATGTCCATTCAGCGATATATGTTATGCTTACCGGAATAATCTAGTCAATCAACTTCCTATTAAGGGGAAAAAAATTGCTACTCGTGATAGATTTCTGAACTATGTTATGATAAGGTACAAGGATACTACATTTATACAACGCCGTTTGGCTGGCGATATATGGACGTACTTGTATGAATTTCCTTTAATCGAAACAAAAAGTCCAACTGAAATTGAAGCATTAATAAAGGGGTCTACTTGGAAAGAATTATTCGGGAAGGAAAAGGTTAAAATTCTACATATCTCGCAATCAATTAAGCATCAATTAAGTCATCAAACGCTTTTCGTACAATTTATTATTGTAGAAATTAGAAAACCTACCTATTACTTAAATTCGAATTTCCTTAATGTTTCAATTAGTAACTTACAAGAGTATTCTGTTCCAAAAGTTATCGATAATATTTTAGCAGCAGAACCCACGGAAAAGTATTTTCTTAAGGACAATCCTACTCAATAG